A stretch of Aythya fuligula isolate bAytFul2 chromosome 1, bAytFul2.pri, whole genome shotgun sequence DNA encodes these proteins:
- the PIGA gene encoding phosphatidylinositol N-acetylglucosaminyltransferase subunit A, which translates to MAPRRSAGGSGAEMAAGGRAARGAAAAQSVCMVSDFFYPNMGGVESHIYQLSQCLIERGHKVLVVTHAYGGRRGVRYLSNGLKVYYLPLRVMYNQSTATTLFHSLPLLRCIFLRERVSVVHAHSSFSAMAHDALFHAKTMGLRTVFTDHSLFGFADVSSVLTNKLLTVSLCDTNHIICVSYTSKENTVLRAALDPRIVSVIPNAVDPTDFTPDPSRRDDGTVTIVVVSRLVYRKGIDLLSGIIPELCQKYPELHFLVGGEGPKRIVLEEVRERYQLHDRVRLLGALEHQDVRNVLVQGHIFLNTSLTEAFCMAIVEAASCGLQVVSTKVGGIPEVLPENLIILCEPSVKSLCDGLEKAIAQLRSGTLPSPEAVHNKVKTFYTWRDVAERTEKVYERVAGEKVLPMNERLDRLISHCGPVTGYIFALLAVLNFLFLVFLRWMTPDSIIDVAIDATGPKGAWTKQYFSGKKGRVKEEPPIS; encoded by the exons ATGGCGCCTCGGCGCTCCGCCGGCGGCAGCGGTGCCGAGATGGCGGCCGGGGGCCGTGCGGcgcggggcgcggcggcggcgcagaGCGTGTGCATGGTGTCGGACTTCTTCTACCCCAACATGGGCGGCGTGGAGAGCCACATCTACCAGCTGTCGCAGTGCCTGATCGAGCGCGGCCACAAGGTGCTGGTGGTCACCCACGCCTacggcgggcggcggggcgtGCGCTACCTGAGCAACGGGCTGAAGGTGTACTACCTGCCGCTGCGCGTCATGTACAACCAGTCGACGGCCACCACCCTGTTCCACAGCCTGCCCCTGCTGCGCTGCATCTTCCTGCGCGAGCGGGTGAGCGTGGTCCACGCGCACAGCTCCTTCTCGGCCATGGCGCACGACGCCCTCTTCCACGCCAAGACCATGGGGCTGCGGACGGTGTTCACCGACCACTCGCTCTTCGGCTTCGCCGACGTCAGCTCGGTGCTGACCAACAAGCTGCTGACCGTCTCGCTCTGCGACACCAACCACATCATCTGCGTCTCCTACACCAGCAAGGAGAACACGGTGCTGCGGGCGGCCCTGGACCCGCGCATCGTCTCCGTCATCCCCAACGCCGTGGACCCCACCGACTTCACCCCGGACCCCTCCCGGAGGGATGACGGGACCGTCACCATCGTCGTGGTCAGCAGGCTCGTGTACAGGAAAG GTATAGATTTGCTTAGTGGTATAATTCCTGAGCTCTGTCAGAAGTATCCAGAGTTGCATTTCTTAGTTGGAGGAGAAGGACCAAAACGAATCGTACTGGAAGAAGTCCGGGAAAGATACCAGCTACATGACAG GGTGCGTCTCCTAGGAGCCTTGGAACACCAGGATGTTAGAAATGTTCTAGTCCAGGGGCACATTTTTCTCAACACTTCCCTCACTGAAGCCTTTTGTATGGCAATTGTGGAAGCAGCAAGCTGTGGCCTacag gtTGTGAGTACAAAAGTTGGTGGCATTCCTGAGGTGCTTCCAGAAAATCTCATTATTTTATGTGAACCCTCTGTGAAATCATTGTGTGATGGTCTAGAAAAAGCTATTGCCCAGCTCAGATCGGGAACACTACCATCTCCAGAAGCTGTTCATAATAAAGTAAAGACATTTTATACCTGGAGGGATGTAGCAGAGAGAACTGAAAAA gTATATGAGAGGGTTGCAGGTGAAAAGGTTTTGCCCATGAATGAGCGACTTGACAGACTAATATCTCACTGTGGCCCAGTGACTGGGtatatttttgctcttcttgCTGTTCTGAACTTCCTCTTCTTGGTGTTTCTGAGATGGATGACTCCAGATTCCATTATTGATGTTGCAATAGATGCCACAGGTCCTAAAGGTGCATGGactaaacagtatttttctgggaaaaaaggaagagttaaAGAAGAACCTCCGATCTCCTAA